ATATGGGAAAATTCATAAAGTCGTTATAAATCCAAGTACCACGTATGCCGGGGTCCAGGTAAGAGTTGTAAgattcaattatttattaccTCTATACATTCATATGGCCCAATGGGCCAATACCCGAGTTGCTTAGTCATTTTTAGGTGGTTTCTATGAAAACTTTGATAATGGCACGTTTTCAATGAAACTGAACAGATTTACGTGTATCTaccaaaatttattttcgattaaaatgaatttgaaCCTTTTGTTGTTAGCTGCTCTGGTAAGCGAACATTGTTTATAACAAGaagtttaagtttattttttaaccttttttattaatatatatatgtatttttttattttaggcAAAATTGTGtgcgaaatgcaaaaatttcTTGTTAATTTATGATTAAATGGATCGGAATTTACGTTCTGTTTCCGTGCTTATGCTAAAAAAATCAACTTTTGACCAATTATGATAAGAGTCTATTTTAGAATAACCCCGATTATTGTATACAAATCAAAAAGCGTAACATTTGATAAACCTGCTTTCTATAAAACTGCGAGGGTATCAGAGTTTTCGGTCCACCGAATCGCGTTTCACACTCTGCCATCATtgcttatttaaattttttcgattttaaagGGTCCATCTGCTTCTGCGTATGTCACATATGTTAATAACTCGGATGCCTTGCGGGCCATTCAAAGCGTCAATAATATTATGATAGACGGTCGGCTTATAAAGACCAGCTTGGGGACAACCAAATACTGTAGCCACTTCATGAAGAACCAGCAGTGTCCCAAGGGCGACTGCATGTACTTACATGAATTGGGCGATCCCGAGGCCAGTTTCACAAAGGAGGTAAGTTGTGAGATAACTAAATTTGTCCgtatttaaatgttatgtCCGGATATTTAAAGGAAATGCATCAGGGAAAGCACCTGGAGTACGAGAAGCGCCTGCACGATACTCTAATTGCGTCATTGGGACCGAATGCAACAGGTATTGTAAATGGTAATGGAGCTTCTAAAGCAAATGGTAATTTCAGCCAAGCTACATACTAAATGACTTAATAATGTTTATACCCAATCAGTCGCGATTCCATCGTCATCGTCAGCGTCATCCTCGTCCTCTGGATCGGGTACAAATGGTTCAAGTGCATCAGGTAATGCCCAGCAAAAGGAGGCCTGGCCAAGCTTATCGGTCTCGCCCATCAATGGCAAAGAGGCGGCTGCCACTGCGACCAGTTCCAGTGGGAAAAGTAAACGGGAAAAGCTGCGCAACGAGAAGAGGCACGAGAAGAACAAGGCGAAGAATAAGAACGGCAGCAATACAAACGCCAATGCCTCGAACAAGGAGAACTATGTTCCCGAAACGAGAAGCAGCACAAGTACTGAGACATTCGCAGAGGCTACGGCGGATGCACCGGCTTCCACCAAGGCAGAACCGCCGCAAGCCTCTAGCAATAGAACGAGGGCGGATCGTGGAAAAGATCGGACCACGGCTAGTGCAAAGGAGCAGAAGAAGAGCAAGGAAGCTGCTCCAGCACCTGCAGCAAGTAAACCGGCGGAGCGGGTTGAAACAAGCGAGAGTACAATAAGACAAAAGAAGGCGGAAGTAACAGAAAGCTGTGAAGATAACTTACCACAAAAGAGATTAGCGGGAACAAACGTTCAAAGATCTGTGAGCTCTTGTAGCGAAAATAGCGAAGGACACGTCTCTGAGAGTAGCTTAAGTGAGAAGAGTTTAACTGGTGATTATGTGGAGGAAAAGTGCAATAGTGTGAATTCGGAAAGCCAGCAAGAAAGTGTAAAGTTTCAGGAGGAGCTCGAAAAGAGCAACGAGGCAATTGTCGAGGCCGAAACGATTCTGCCAACAGCTGAGTCCTCTGAGGACATCAGTCCCGCTGCAGTTGCGCCAGGCAATGGAGAAGTCGAAGGATGCTTACCCGTTGTTGATCCAGTCGAACCACCGAGTCTGGCGGATAATGGAAGCAGAGTAACAGGTATTGTACCTTATCCATTTAGTCCACCACACTTTGCTAACACTTTCCGTTGCAGATGCGCTATCTAAGCTGAACATTTTCGATGACACGCCTAGCTTTTTCACATCGCCATCATTCCAGCAAGCACCCATATTAAAGAATAAGCTAGATTTGGAAATGCGACAGTCTCATTTACCTGACTTGGTCAACGGTAAGTTACGAATCTTTGAAAATAAAGAGaattctttaatttattttttctcatttttcgGTACtgctaaaaaatatcaacgGGCTTAAACAGACATTGATGGAATCCAAAAGGCATCCAATACAAACGGTAATGGTTTCATTATTAAAGCATGTATTTGAATTAACTCATATTTATTCTTAATTTATCCATCCTTTGCATAAACAGAGTGGGAGGAAGCCTTCAAAAATGTGATGATGGGCAACACGCAGCACATGGAGGAGCAactgttgcagcagcaacatttgcAGCAGCATCAGAATTTGCGCCACCAGCTGGTGTTGCAACAGGAGGAGTTCCTTCGCATGCAAGAATTACAGAAACGCAACAACTTTGCGACGCAAATCAACGGTCCTGCGAATGGTAGGTGAATTCCTACTGTGGTGTACTGCAACTTTAATAATTGTGTAATTAATTCCTTTTAGATTTCCTTAGAGCTTATGAGCTCAGAGCTCAAGCCAATGCAATCATTCAGCAACAATTATTACAACAGCACGCAGGCGAAAATCTATTTGGCGGCAACATGTCGAAGTTCTTCGATTTCCATAAAAGTCAGCCGCAGTCACACCATCAGTATCTAAATGGACATCCGCCTCAAATCAATGGGAACGGTGCTGTGCCGGAGCCGCAAAGAGTGGCGGCCTCTTTGGAAAGCAATCGACTGAATTCGCCTTTTGTCGAAAATGGTGGGACATACTTTACAATGAAATTGCTGGCCAGCCcgcaataataatatttacgTTGTTATCCTAGGACT
The sequence above is a segment of the Drosophila melanogaster chromosome 2L genome. Coding sequences within it:
- the Cnot4 gene encoding CCR4-NOT transcription complex subunit 4, isoform A; this translates as MNGLSSNDDAVECPLCMEPLEVDDLTFFPCTCGYQICRFCWHRIRTDENKLCPACRKEYPENPADFKPLSQEEMIAFKSQKRQRDQQRKQKITENRKHLANVRVVQKNLVFVVGLPPRLADADILKKHEYFGKYGKIHKVVINPSTTYAGVQGPSASAYVTYVNNSDALRAIQSVNNIMIDGRLIKTSLGTTKYCSHFMKNQQCPKGDCMYLHELGDPEASFTKEEMHQGKHLEYEKRLHDTLIASLGPNATGIVNVAIPSSSSASSSSSGSGTNGSSASGNAQQKEAWPSLSVSPINGKEAAATATSSSGKSKREKLRNEKRHEKNKAKNKNGSNTNANASNKENYVPETRSSTSTETFAEATADAPASTKAEPPQASSNRTRADRGKDRTTASAKEQKKSKEAAPAPAASKPAERVETSESTIRQKKAEVTESCEDNLPQKRLAGTNVQRSVSSCSENSEGHVSESSLSEKSLTGDYVEEKCNSVNSESQQESVKFQEELEKSNEAIVEAETILPTAESSEDISPAAVAPGNGEVEGCLPVVDPVEPPSLADNGSRVTDALSKLNIFDDTPSFFTSPSFQQAPILKNKLDLEMRQSHLPDLVNDIDGIQKASNTNEWEEAFKNVMMGNTQHMEEQLLQQQHLQQHQNLRHQLVLQQEEFLRMQELQKRNNFATQINGPANDFLRAYELRAQANAIIQQQLLQQHAGENLFGGNMSKFFDFHKSQPQSHHQYLNGHPPQINGNGAVPEPQRVAASLESNRLNSPFVENGLINSQQQQQQQQQQQKQRMMGMYEFMPPNTQSQQNRFTQNSIVDDDLGFDPFVETQKGLAELMENEVVQKQSINNENPLPKLPPQPQVPPHPQLVDNLQRARMPPPGFNHVNTLGLGGASRLQLTSKIIPFMNMPVNGVGNSGAQGQHQMPMGVNWNAPMGMHQNPGQPVGDSQLQHPMAHNKVYNNSDWTSMDPAILSFRQYSSFPQNQIPPHPQQQQDLFLQHLAQQQNSQSGGFNNQAQQMLPMGMPNSLLNGQQTQPPQVNANVQGMLEFLKSRQFV
- the Cnot4 gene encoding CCR4-NOT transcription complex subunit 4, isoform H, giving the protein MNGLSSNDDAVECPLCMEPLEVDDLTFFPCTCGYQICRFCWHRIRTDENKLCPACRKEYPENPADFKPLSQEEMIAFKSQKRQRDQQRKQKITENRKHLANVRVVQKNLVFVVGLPPRLADADILKKHEYFGKYGKIHKVVINPSTTYAGVQGPSASAYVTYVNNSDALRAIQSVNNIMIDGRLIKTSLGTTKYCSHFMKNQQCPKGDCMYLHELGDPEASFTKEEMHQGKHLEYEKRLHDTLIASLGPNATGIVNGNGASKANVAIPSSSSASSSSSGSGTNGSSASGNAQQKEAWPSLSVSPINGKEAAATATSSSGKSKREKLRNEKRHEKNKAKNKNGSNTNANASNKENYVPETRSSTSTETFAEATADAPASTKAEPPQASSNRTRADRGKDRTTASAKEQKKSKEAAPAPAASKPAERVETSESTIRQKKAEVTESCEDNLPQKRLAGTNVQRSVSSCSENSEGHVSESSLSEKSLTGDYVEEKCNSVNSESQQESVKFQEELEKSNEAIVEAETILPTAESSEDISPAAVAPGNGEVEGCLPVVDPVEPPSLADNGSRVTDALSKLNIFDDTPSFFTSPSFQQAPILKNKLDLEMRQSHLPDLVNDIDGIQKASNTNEWEEAFKNVMMGNTQHMEEQLLQQQHLQQHQNLRHQLVLQQEEFLRMQELQKRNNFATQINGPANDFLRAYELRAQANAIIQQQLLQQHAGENLFGGNMSKFFDFHKSQPQSHHQYLNGHPPQINGNGAVPEPQRVAASLESNRLNSPFVENGLINSQQQQQQQQQQQKQRMMGMYEFMPPNTQSQQNRFTQNSIVDDDLGFDPFVETQKGLAELMENEVVQKQSINNENPLPKLPPQPQVPPHPQLVDNLQRARMPPPGFNHVNTLGLGGASRLQLTSKIIPFMNMPVNGVGNSGAQGQHQMPMGVNWNAPMGMHQNPGQPVGDSQLQHPMAHNKVYNNSDWTSMDPAILSFRQYSSFPQNQIPPHPQQQQDLFLQHLAQQQNSQSGGFNNQAQQMLPMGMPNSLLNGQQTQPPQVNANVQGMLEFLKSRQFV
- the Cnot4 gene encoding CCR4-NOT transcription complex subunit 4, isoform I — its product is MNGLSSNDDAVECPLCMEPLEVDDLTFFPCTCGYQICRFCWHRIRTDENKLCPACRKEYPENPADFKPLSQEEMIAFKSQKRQRDQQRKQKITENRKHLANVRVVQKNLVFVVGLPPRLADADILKKHEYFGKYGKIHKVVINPSTTYAGVQGPSASAYVTYVNNSDALRAIQSVNNIMIDGRLIKTSLGTTKYCSHFMKNQQCPKGDCMYLHELGDPEASFTKEEMHQGKHLEYEKRLHDTLIASLGPNATVAIPSSSSASSSSSGSGTNGSSASGNAQQKEAWPSLSVSPINGKEAAATATSSSGKSKREKLRNEKRHEKNKAKNKNGSNTNANASNKENYVPETRSSTSTETFAEATADAPASTKAEPPQASSNRTRADRGKDRTTASAKEQKKSKEAAPAPAASKPAERVETSESTIRQKKAEVTESCEDNLPQKRLAGTNVQRSVSSCSENSEGHVSESSLSEKSLTGDYVEEKCNSVNSESQQESVKFQEELEKSNEAIVEAETILPTAESSEDISPAAVAPGNGEVEGCLPVVDPVEPPSLADNGSRVTDALSKLNIFDDTPSFFTSPSFQQAPILKNKLDLEMRQSHLPDLVNDIDGIQKASNTNEWEEAFKNVMMGNTQHMEEQLLQQQHLQQHQNLRHQLVLQQEEFLRMQELQKRNNFATQINGPANDFLRAYELRAQANAIIQQQLLQQHAGENLFGGNMSKFFDFHKSQPQSHHQYLNGHPPQINGNGAVPEPQRVAASLESNRLNSPFVENGLINSQQQQQQQQQQQKQRMMGMYEFMPPNTQSQQNRFTQNSIVDDDLGFDPFVETQKGLAELMENEVVQKQSINNENPLPKLPPQPQVPPHPQLVDNLQRARMPPPGFNHVNTLGLGGASRLQLTSKIIPFMNMPVNGVGNSGAQGQHQMPMGVNWNAPMGMHQNPGQPVGDSQLQHPMAHNKVYNNSDWTSMDPAILSFRQYSSFPQNQIPPHPQQQQDLFLQHLAQQQNSQSGGFNNQAQQMLPMGMPNSLLNGQQTQPPQVNANVQGMLEFLKSRQFV
- the Cnot4 gene encoding CCR4-NOT transcription complex subunit 4, isoform K, translating into MNGLSSNDDAVECPLCMEPLEVDDLTFFPCTCGYQICRFCWHRIRTDENKLCPACRKEYPENPADFKPLSQEEMIAFKSQKRQRDQQRKQKITENRKHLANVRVVQKNLVFVVGLPPRLADADILKKHEYFGKYGKIHKVVINPSTTYAGVQVRVGPSASAYVTYVNNSDALRAIQSVNNIMIDGRLIKTSLGTTKYCSHFMKNQQCPKGDCMYLHELGDPEASFTKEEMHQGKHLEYEKRLHDTLIASLGPNATGIVNGNGASKANVAIPSSSSASSSSSGSGTNGSSASGNAQQKEAWPSLSVSPINGKEAAATATSSSGKSKREKLRNEKRHEKNKAKNKNGSNTNANASNKENYVPETRSSTSTETFAEATADAPASTKAEPPQASSNRTRADRGKDRTTASAKEQKKSKEAAPAPAASKPAERVETSESTIRQKKAEVTESCEDNLPQKRLAGTNVQRSVSSCSENSEGHVSESSLSEKSLTGDYVEEKCNSVNSESQQESVKFQEELEKSNEAIVEAETILPTAESSEDISPAAVAPGNGEVEGCLPVVDPVEPPSLADNGSRVTDALSKLNIFDDTPSFFTSPSFQQAPILKNKLDLEMRQSHLPDLVNDIDGIQKASNTNEWEEAFKNVMMGNTQHMEEQLLQQQHLQQHQNLRHQLVLQQEEFLRMQELQKRNNFATQINGPANDFLRAYELRAQANAIIQQQLLQQHAGENLFGGNMSKFFDFHKSQPQSHHQYLNGHPPQINGNGAVPEPQRVAASLESNRLNSPFVENGLINSQQQQQQQQQQQKQRMMGMYEFMPPNTQSQQNRFTQNSIVDDDLGFDPFVETQKGLAELMENEVVQKQSINNENPLPKLPPQPQVPPHPQLVDNLQRARMPPPGFNHVNTLGLGGASRLQLTSKIIPFMNMPVNGVGNSGAQGQHQMPMGVNWNAPMGMHQNPGQPVGDSQLQHPMAHNKVYNNSDWTSMDPAILSFRQYSSFPQNQIPPHPQQQQDLFLQHLAQQQNSQSGGFNNQAQQMLPMGMPNSLLNGQQTQPPQVNANVQGMLEFLKSRQFV
- the Cnot4 gene encoding CCR4-NOT transcription complex subunit 4, isoform L; this translates as MNGLSSNDDAVECPLCMEPLEVDDLTFFPCTCGYQICRFCWHRIRTDENKLCPACRKEYPENPADFKPLSQEEMIAFKSQKRQRDQQRKQKITENRKHLANVRVVQKNLVFVVGLPPRLADADILKKHEYFGKYGKIHKVVINPSTTYAGVQVRVGPSASAYVTYVNNSDALRAIQSVNNIMIDGRLIKTSLGTTKYCSHFMKNQQCPKGDCMYLHELGDPEASFTKEEMHQGKHLEYEKRLHDTLIASLGPNATVAIPSSSSASSSSSGSGTNGSSASGNAQQKEAWPSLSVSPINGKEAAATATSSSGKSKREKLRNEKRHEKNKAKNKNGSNTNANASNKENYVPETRSSTSTETFAEATADAPASTKAEPPQASSNRTRADRGKDRTTASAKEQKKSKEAAPAPAASKPAERVETSESTIRQKKAEVTESCEDNLPQKRLAGTNVQRSVSSCSENSEGHVSESSLSEKSLTGDYVEEKCNSVNSESQQESVKFQEELEKSNEAIVEAETILPTAESSEDISPAAVAPGNGEVEGCLPVVDPVEPPSLADNGSRVTDALSKLNIFDDTPSFFTSPSFQQAPILKNKLDLEMRQSHLPDLVNDIDGIQKASNTNEWEEAFKNVMMGNTQHMEEQLLQQQHLQQHQNLRHQLVLQQEEFLRMQELQKRNNFATQINGPANDFLRAYELRAQANAIIQQQLLQQHAGENLFGGNMSKFFDFHKSQPQSHHQYLNGHPPQINGNGAVPEPQRVAASLESNRLNSPFVENGLINSQQQQQQQQQQQKQRMMGMYEFMPPNTQSQQNRFTQNSIVDDDLGFDPFVETQKGLAELMENEVVQKQSINNENPLPKLPPQPQVPPHPQLVDNLQRARMPPPGFNHVNTLGLGGASRLQLTSKIIPFMNMPVNGVGNSGAQGQHQMPMGVNWNAPMGMHQNPGQPVGDSQLQHPMAHNKVYNNSDWTSMDPAILSFRQYSSFPQNQIPPHPQQQQDLFLQHLAQQQNSQSGGFNNQAQQMLPMGMPNSLLNGQQTQPPQVNANVQGMLEFLKSRQFV
- the Cnot4 gene encoding CCR4-NOT transcription complex subunit 4, isoform J; amino-acid sequence: MNGLSSNDDAVECPLCMEPLEVDDLTFFPCTCGYQICRFCWHRIRTDENKLCPACRKEYPENPADFKPLSQEEMIAFKSQKRQRDQQRKQKITENRKHLANVRVVQKNLVFVVGLPPRLADADILKKHEYFGKYGKIHKVVINPSTTYAGVQVRVGPSASAYVTYVNNSDALRAIQSVNNIMIDGRLIKTSLGTTKYCSHFMKNQQCPKGDCMYLHELGDPEASFTKEEMHQGKHLEYEKRLHDTLIASLGPNATGIVNVAIPSSSSASSSSSGSGTNGSSASGNAQQKEAWPSLSVSPINGKEAAATATSSSGKSKREKLRNEKRHEKNKAKNKNGSNTNANASNKENYVPETRSSTSTETFAEATADAPASTKAEPPQASSNRTRADRGKDRTTASAKEQKKSKEAAPAPAASKPAERVETSESTIRQKKAEVTESCEDNLPQKRLAGTNVQRSVSSCSENSEGHVSESSLSEKSLTGDYVEEKCNSVNSESQQESVKFQEELEKSNEAIVEAETILPTAESSEDISPAAVAPGNGEVEGCLPVVDPVEPPSLADNGSRVTDALSKLNIFDDTPSFFTSPSFQQAPILKNKLDLEMRQSHLPDLVNDIDGIQKASNTNEWEEAFKNVMMGNTQHMEEQLLQQQHLQQHQNLRHQLVLQQEEFLRMQELQKRNNFATQINGPANDFLRAYELRAQANAIIQQQLLQQHAGENLFGGNMSKFFDFHKSQPQSHHQYLNGHPPQINGNGAVPEPQRVAASLESNRLNSPFVENGLINSQQQQQQQQQQQKQRMMGMYEFMPPNTQSQQNRFTQNSIVDDDLGFDPFVETQKGLAELMENEVVQKQSINNENPLPKLPPQPQVPPHPQLVDNLQRARMPPPGFNHVNTLGLGGASRLQLTSKIIPFMNMPVNGVGNSGAQGQHQMPMGVNWNAPMGMHQNPGQPVGDSQLQHPMAHNKVYNNSDWTSMDPAILSFRQYSSFPQNQIPPHPQQQQDLFLQHLAQQQNSQSGGFNNQAQQMLPMGMPNSLLNGQQTQPPQVNANVQGMLEFLKSRQFV